Proteins from one Faecalibacterium sp. I3-3-33 genomic window:
- a CDS encoding nucleoid-associated protein: MEIIIHQAILHVLDTTMEAPVLSGGPMELTAEKNAYLQNHIEKLLASDDIRQCRPLPDSAFKNELEHNQDFVDLSCRIAGVLFDYMHAHTTIPGADLAVVDFTRDGAPWLGILKLNYKNGYTHYTENVEGAPVNSIIQQRACLPTQSGKVEEGALVDLTDYSMRLLEKKYDIDGHKEFYLSTVVFQYTTAQPEKKKLQAIQEAAVQAVQENYAETPHVEAQVAMMIANQAADNDNQVSIQQVRQQLEEEYPLAAVPFDDYVEKSDVIDSAAQPVTVTPARIRRMESRSLRTANGIEVKIPTELLNAESEVEFLHADDGSISLLIKNVIL, from the coding sequence ATGGAGATCATCATTCATCAGGCCATTCTGCACGTTCTGGATACCACCATGGAAGCGCCGGTGCTCAGCGGCGGGCCCATGGAACTGACCGCCGAAAAAAACGCCTACCTGCAGAACCACATTGAAAAGCTGCTGGCCAGCGACGATATCCGCCAGTGCCGCCCGCTGCCGGACTCGGCCTTTAAAAATGAGCTGGAGCACAATCAGGACTTCGTGGATCTTTCCTGCCGCATTGCCGGGGTGCTGTTCGACTATATGCACGCCCACACCACCATCCCTGGGGCAGACCTTGCCGTGGTGGATTTTACCCGGGACGGCGCACCGTGGCTGGGCATCCTGAAGCTGAACTACAAAAACGGCTACACCCATTACACTGAAAATGTGGAGGGTGCGCCGGTGAACTCCATCATCCAGCAGCGCGCCTGCCTGCCCACCCAGAGCGGCAAGGTGGAGGAGGGCGCACTGGTAGACCTGACCGATTACTCCATGCGGCTGCTGGAAAAGAAGTATGATATTGACGGCCACAAGGAGTTTTATCTCTCCACCGTGGTGTTCCAGTACACCACCGCTCAGCCGGAAAAGAAAAAGCTGCAGGCCATTCAGGAAGCCGCCGTGCAGGCTGTGCAGGAAAACTACGCCGAAACGCCCCATGTGGAGGCGCAGGTGGCCATGATGATCGCCAATCAGGCTGCTGACAACGACAATCAGGTGTCCATCCAGCAGGTGCGCCAGCAGCTGGAAGAGGAATATCCTCTCGCCGCCGTGCCTTTTGACGACTATGTGGAAAAGAGCGATGTCATTGACAGCGCCGCCCAGCCGGTGACCGTGACCCCCGCCCGCATCCGCCGCATGGAGAGCCGCAGCCTGCGCACTGCCAACGGCATTGAGGTAAAGATCCCCACCGAGCTATTGAACGCCGAATCCGAGGTAGAGTTCCTGCACGCCGACGATGGCAGTATCTCGCTGCTGATCAAAAATGTCATTTTGTAA
- a CDS encoding CBS domain-containing protein: MNILFFLSPKQDLMYVYDDFTLRQTLEKWENNRYASIPVLNRKGEYVGTLTEGDILWGLKKYHGLDLEAAEDIPISEFAHKRDYKAVTVTTSMDELVEAAMNQNFVPVVDDRGIFIGIVRRQAIIRYCYDKSRKIEMTRTGRPVKELAGVH, from the coding sequence ATGAACATTCTCTTTTTTCTTTCCCCAAAGCAGGATCTGATGTACGTTTACGATGACTTTACCCTCCGGCAGACGCTGGAAAAGTGGGAAAACAACCGCTACGCCTCCATTCCGGTGCTGAACCGCAAGGGCGAATATGTGGGCACGCTGACCGAGGGGGATATCCTGTGGGGACTGAAAAAATACCATGGTCTGGATCTGGAAGCCGCTGAGGACATCCCTATCTCGGAGTTTGCGCATAAGCGGGACTACAAGGCCGTCACAGTGACCACCAGCATGGATGAGCTGGTGGAAGCTGCCATGAACCAGAACTTTGTCCCGGTGGTGGATGACCGGGGTATTTTCATCGGCATTGTGCGGCGGCAGGCCATCATCCGTTACTGCTACGATAAATCCCGCAAGATCGAAATGACCCGCACCGGCCGCCCCGTAAAGGAGCTGGCTGGCGTACATTAA
- the recD2 gene encoding SF1B family DNA helicase RecD2 — MEQIEGVVEDIIYENEDNGYTVFEISGGGVLTVVCGIVGELHAGESVICRGRYENHATYGRQFHAQECETDMPKDLEAVYAFLASRSLPYIGARTADKIIDMFGAEALEVIANDPARLTKIPGISPDKADRIQQEFKRMFGMRELIAYLAQFEISPRKAMEVFKAFGVGAMQAIASNPYLLCGEPLQLDFRHADSIAQYYHMEGDCAQRLEAALLRTLRHNAGNGHTCLPRAQLLATASNFIHQPPEKLARALDHCIETEELAVKMFDAVPYIYLPDLLAAEQDIADRLNLLAKRGKNTVRDLDKNIQILELTQGFAYAPLQREAIRKAMTENCLVLTGGPGTGKTTTVNAILQLLENQAERVALCAPTGRAAKRLSELTGRKASTIHRLLEVDYTGGVVSFIHNDKNLLKCDVVILDEMSMVDVKLFQALIAALRYTCRIIMVGDADQLPSVGAGNILSEVIRSGCVPTVCLNEIFRQAKRSLIVENAHHIISGEPLQKGSKTDDFFFLETDGEAAQRLVCDLVTTRLPRSYGFDPIRDIQVLCPTKLGPTGTQALNVELQNLLNPPQKGKPQLQSAARVFRVGDKVMQVRNNYEIVWNRIGGEQGVGAYNGDIGIVESINVRERSMVVRMDDRRLLYPAENLNELEIAYAITVHKSQGSEFPAVILPVAQVPPRLCYRNLFYTGVTRARKLCVVAGRRDVVNSMMSNIRQNLRYSGLCALLQAGQPPEQLSTEGESS; from the coding sequence TTGGAACAGATTGAAGGCGTCGTGGAGGATATCATCTACGAGAACGAGGATAACGGCTATACGGTGTTCGAGATCTCCGGCGGCGGTGTGCTCACGGTGGTCTGCGGCATCGTAGGCGAGCTGCACGCAGGCGAAAGCGTCATCTGCCGCGGCCGGTACGAAAACCACGCCACCTATGGCCGCCAGTTCCACGCGCAGGAATGCGAAACCGATATGCCCAAGGATCTGGAAGCGGTATATGCCTTTCTGGCCAGCCGCTCCCTGCCGTATATCGGCGCAAGAACTGCGGATAAAATCATTGATATGTTTGGCGCCGAGGCGCTGGAGGTCATCGCCAACGACCCCGCCCGGCTGACCAAGATCCCCGGCATCTCGCCGGATAAAGCCGACCGCATCCAGCAGGAGTTCAAGCGGATGTTCGGCATGCGGGAACTCATCGCCTATCTGGCACAGTTTGAGATCAGTCCCCGCAAGGCTATGGAGGTGTTCAAGGCCTTTGGCGTGGGGGCAATGCAGGCCATTGCGTCAAACCCCTATCTGCTGTGCGGCGAGCCGTTGCAGCTGGACTTCCGCCACGCGGACAGTATCGCCCAGTATTACCACATGGAGGGGGACTGCGCCCAGCGGCTGGAAGCTGCTCTGCTGCGCACCTTGCGTCACAATGCGGGCAACGGCCACACCTGTCTGCCTCGGGCGCAGCTGCTGGCGACGGCCTCCAACTTCATCCATCAGCCGCCGGAAAAGCTGGCCCGTGCACTGGATCACTGCATCGAAACGGAAGAACTGGCCGTGAAAATGTTCGATGCCGTGCCCTATATCTACCTGCCGGATCTTCTGGCAGCGGAGCAGGACATTGCCGATCGGCTGAATCTGCTGGCAAAACGCGGCAAGAATACCGTGCGGGATCTGGATAAAAACATCCAGATCTTAGAGCTGACGCAGGGCTTTGCCTACGCCCCCCTGCAAAGGGAAGCCATCCGCAAGGCCATGACCGAGAACTGCCTTGTGCTCACCGGCGGCCCCGGCACCGGCAAGACTACCACCGTCAACGCTATTTTGCAGCTGTTGGAAAATCAGGCCGAGCGGGTAGCCCTGTGTGCCCCCACCGGCCGCGCCGCCAAGCGGCTCAGCGAGTTGACCGGCCGCAAAGCCAGCACCATCCACCGCCTGCTGGAGGTGGACTACACCGGCGGTGTGGTCAGCTTTATCCACAACGACAAAAACCTGCTCAAGTGTGACGTGGTCATTCTGGACGAGATGAGCATGGTGGACGTCAAGCTGTTTCAGGCACTTATTGCGGCGCTGCGCTACACCTGCCGTATTATTATGGTAGGCGATGCCGACCAGCTGCCCAGCGTGGGCGCGGGCAACATCCTCAGCGAGGTCATTCGCTCCGGCTGCGTGCCTACCGTCTGCCTGAACGAGATCTTCCGGCAGGCAAAACGCAGTCTCATCGTGGAAAACGCCCACCATATCATCTCCGGTGAGCCGCTGCAAAAGGGCAGCAAGACCGATGACTTCTTCTTTTTGGAGACGGACGGCGAGGCTGCGCAGCGTCTGGTGTGCGACCTTGTCACCACCCGGCTGCCCCGGAGCTACGGCTTTGACCCCATCCGGGATATTCAGGTGCTGTGTCCTACAAAACTTGGCCCCACCGGCACACAGGCGCTGAACGTGGAACTGCAAAACCTGCTCAACCCGCCCCAGAAGGGCAAGCCCCAGCTGCAAAGCGCCGCCCGGGTGTTCCGGGTGGGGGACAAGGTGATGCAAGTGCGCAACAACTACGAGATCGTATGGAACCGCATCGGCGGGGAGCAGGGCGTGGGTGCCTACAATGGCGATATCGGCATCGTGGAAAGCATCAATGTGCGGGAGCGCTCCATGGTGGTGCGCATGGACGACCGGCGGCTGCTCTACCCGGCGGAAAACCTGAACGAATTGGAGATCGCTTACGCCATCACAGTGCACAAAAGTCAGGGCAGCGAGTTCCCGGCGGTGATCCTGCCGGTGGCGCAGGTGCCGCCAAGGCTGTGCTACCGCAACCTGTTCTACACCGGCGTCACTCGTGCGCGTAAATTGTGCGTTGTGGCAGGACGCAGGGACGTGGTGAACAGCATGATGAGCAACATCCGGCAGAACCTGCGTTACAGCGGCCTGTGCGCCCTGCTGCAGGCCGGACAGCCGCCGGAGCAGCTCAGCACAGAAGGGGAGAGCTCCTGA
- a CDS encoding AEC family transporter encodes MELALITAQQVAVLFLLIGTGMVAVKTGVLKLENKQALSNLLVYIIVPAMVVNSYRMEFSAQILRNLLAAFGMSVLSVLLGTVITLLLTARKTGSRMPIFRFACIFSNAAYMGFPLISALFGSEGLLYASAYVTVFNILLWTLGYGLVSGGSSVKDVARSLVRTPVLYAIVVGLGIYLLQIPLPALITQPLELLAGVNTPLSMLITGMLIAAGDVRSIVTDKHIWKLACVRMLLIPAATLALFGVLGFHGTAAQVVTLLECCPAAAITSVFAVQFGHDEHFAAGSVVLTTLLSIVTLPLCALIITMVM; translated from the coding sequence ATGGAACTGGCTCTCATCACTGCGCAGCAGGTCGCGGTCTTGTTCCTGCTGATCGGCACAGGCATGGTGGCGGTCAAGACCGGCGTGCTCAAGCTGGAAAACAAGCAGGCACTTTCCAATCTGCTGGTGTACATCATCGTACCGGCCATGGTGGTAAACTCTTACCGCATGGAGTTCAGCGCTCAGATCTTGCGCAATCTGCTGGCGGCTTTCGGCATGAGCGTTCTGTCTGTGCTGCTGGGCACCGTGATCACCCTGCTGCTCACGGCGCGCAAGACCGGCAGTCGGATGCCCATTTTCCGGTTTGCCTGCATTTTTTCCAACGCGGCATACATGGGCTTCCCGCTCATTTCGGCGCTGTTCGGCTCTGAGGGTCTTTTGTATGCCAGCGCCTACGTTACCGTGTTCAACATTCTGCTGTGGACGCTGGGCTACGGCCTTGTCAGCGGCGGCTCCAGCGTAAAGGATGTCGCCCGCAGTCTGGTGCGCACCCCGGTGCTGTACGCCATTGTGGTGGGTCTTGGCATCTATCTGCTGCAGATTCCGCTGCCTGCCCTGATTACCCAGCCGCTGGAGCTGCTGGCCGGGGTGAACACCCCGCTGTCCATGCTCATCACCGGTATGCTGATCGCCGCCGGTGACGTGCGCAGCATCGTGACCGACAAGCACATCTGGAAGCTTGCCTGTGTGCGTATGCTGCTGATCCCGGCGGCTACGCTGGCACTGTTCGGGGTGCTGGGCTTCCACGGCACTGCCGCACAGGTAGTAACGCTGCTGGAATGCTGCCCGGCGGCCGCCATCACCTCGGTATTTGCGGTGCAGTTCGGCCACGATGAGCACTTTGCCGCCGGAAGCGTGGTGCTGACCACCCTGCTCAGCATCGTCACCCTGCCGCTGTGTGCGCTGATCATTACGATGGTGATGTAA
- a CDS encoding DAK2 domain-containing protein, translated as MISGKILRDAIISGANNINNQRSRVDELNVFPVPDGDTGTNMGMTVGAAVRELEALDDSCTVGEAAKTAASAMLRGARGNSGVITSLLFRGFSKALEGKKEADVADIVAALQKGVEGAYKAVMKPTEGTILTVARVASEEAAASDAADVPALWDVVLTAGQKALEDTPNLLPVLKKAGVVDAGGQGIMVIFEGMGKVFHGEGMITGGEAAPNKAKLSTENAGKGVFTDDLMKVEDITNGYCTQFLINKYEGASAAKMRAFAESNGDSVVCIEDDDVINLHVHTADPGKILSEAIKYGYLTNFKIENMHEQFLARQKQGKSLEKQASAEKAPSQASEFIYAAVDPSRDYGFVAVAAGEGLKAVFTDLAADAVVSGGQTMNPSTEDILAAIQSVPAKTVFVLPNNKNIIMAAEQAQKLADRQVVVLPTRTVPMGITALLNFDPSVNAETNTINMMAAADKVSTGLITYAARDSEYDGKRIRKGEIMALENGKIVSTSTDITKATYRLARNMCKKDSSFVTIISGCDVSDEDAEKVTEIVKAKCPNHVEVSHIRGGQPVYYYMISVE; from the coding sequence ATGATTTCTGGTAAGATCCTGCGCGACGCCATCATTTCCGGCGCCAACAACATCAACAACCAGCGTTCCCGCGTGGATGAGCTGAACGTTTTCCCCGTGCCGGATGGCGACACCGGCACCAACATGGGCATGACCGTGGGCGCTGCCGTGCGTGAGCTGGAAGCTCTGGACGACAGCTGCACCGTGGGCGAGGCTGCCAAGACTGCCGCTTCTGCCATGCTGCGCGGTGCGCGCGGCAACTCCGGCGTTATCACCAGCCTGCTGTTCCGCGGCTTCTCCAAGGCTTTGGAGGGCAAAAAAGAGGCTGACGTTGCCGACATCGTGGCTGCCCTGCAGAAGGGCGTTGAGGGCGCTTACAAGGCCGTGATGAAGCCCACCGAGGGCACCATTCTGACCGTTGCACGCGTTGCTTCTGAGGAAGCTGCTGCCAGCGATGCCGCCGATGTGCCCGCCCTGTGGGACGTGGTTCTGACTGCCGGTCAGAAGGCACTGGAGGATACCCCCAACCTGCTGCCCGTGCTGAAGAAGGCCGGTGTTGTGGACGCAGGCGGTCAGGGCATCATGGTCATCTTTGAGGGCATGGGCAAAGTGTTCCACGGCGAGGGCATGATTACCGGTGGTGAGGCTGCCCCCAACAAGGCAAAGCTGTCCACTGAAAATGCCGGTAAGGGCGTGTTCACCGACGACCTGATGAAGGTGGAGGACATTACCAACGGCTACTGCACCCAGTTCCTCATCAACAAGTACGAGGGTGCCAGTGCCGCCAAGATGCGCGCCTTTGCAGAGTCCAACGGCGACAGCGTGGTCTGCATTGAGGATGACGACGTCATCAACCTGCACGTTCACACCGCCGACCCCGGCAAGATTCTGAGCGAGGCCATCAAGTACGGTTACCTGACCAACTTCAAGATCGAGAATATGCACGAGCAGTTCCTTGCCCGCCAGAAGCAGGGCAAGAGCCTTGAAAAGCAGGCTTCTGCCGAGAAGGCTCCCTCTCAGGCCAGCGAGTTCATCTATGCTGCCGTGGACCCCAGCCGCGACTACGGCTTTGTGGCTGTTGCCGCCGGTGAGGGTCTGAAGGCTGTGTTCACCGATCTGGCAGCAGACGCTGTGGTTTCCGGCGGTCAGACCATGAACCCCTCCACCGAGGACATTCTGGCAGCCATCCAGAGCGTGCCCGCCAAGACCGTGTTCGTGCTGCCCAACAACAAGAACATTATCATGGCTGCCGAGCAGGCACAGAAGCTGGCCGACCGTCAGGTGGTGGTGCTGCCCACCCGCACCGTGCCCATGGGCATTACCGCACTGCTGAACTTTGACCCCTCTGTGAACGCCGAGACCAACACCATCAACATGATGGCTGCTGCCGACAAGGTATCCACCGGTCTGATCACCTACGCCGCCCGCGACAGCGAGTATGACGGCAAGCGCATCCGCAAGGGCGAGATCATGGCGCTGGAGAACGGCAAGATCGTTTCCACCTCCACCGATATCACCAAGGCCACCTACCGTCTGGCACGCAATATGTGCAAGAAGGATTCCAGCTTTGTCACCATTATTTCCGGCTGTGACGTGAGCGACGAGGATGCTGAAAAGGTTACCGAGATCGTAAAGGCAAAGTGCCCCAACCATGTGGAAGTAAGCCACATCCGCGGCGGCCAGCCCGTTTACTACTATATGATCAGCGTGGAGTAA
- a CDS encoding sulfide/dihydroorotate dehydrogenase-like FAD/NAD-binding protein has protein sequence MYKITEKVALNPTVTKMVIEAPLIAKKAKPGQFIIVRPFEDSERIPLTVAGYDREKGTVDIIFQIVGGTTMELNSLNAGDCVHDFVGPLGRATETEGLKKVCVVGGGVGCAIALPIAKELHDQGCVVHSVIGFRNKDLLILEDEFNACSDELRIMTDDGSYGIKGVVTAALDELVAAGNQYDLVITIGPLIMMKFVVKTCQKHGLKSIVSMNPIMIDGTGMCGGCRLTVGGQTKFACVDGPDFDGDLVDFDEAMARGTMYRPFEAHAREAACNLFKTQEGM, from the coding sequence ATGTATAAGATCACTGAAAAGGTCGCGCTGAACCCCACCGTGACAAAGATGGTCATCGAAGCCCCGCTGATCGCCAAAAAGGCAAAGCCGGGTCAGTTCATCATTGTACGTCCGTTTGAGGACAGCGAGCGTATCCCCCTGACCGTGGCCGGTTACGACCGCGAAAAGGGCACTGTGGATATTATTTTCCAGATCGTGGGCGGTACCACCATGGAGCTGAACAGCCTGAACGCAGGCGATTGTGTCCACGACTTTGTAGGCCCGCTGGGTCGCGCCACCGAGACCGAGGGTCTGAAGAAGGTGTGCGTTGTGGGCGGCGGCGTAGGCTGCGCCATTGCACTGCCCATTGCCAAGGAACTGCACGATCAGGGCTGTGTGGTGCACAGCGTGATCGGTTTCCGCAATAAGGATCTGCTGATCCTTGAGGACGAGTTCAACGCCTGCAGCGACGAGCTGCGCATTATGACCGATGACGGCAGCTACGGCATCAAGGGCGTGGTCACCGCTGCGCTGGACGAGCTGGTGGCTGCCGGCAACCAGTACGATCTGGTCATCACCATCGGCCCGCTGATCATGATGAAGTTTGTAGTCAAGACCTGCCAGAAGCACGGCCTGAAGAGCATCGTTTCCATGAACCCCATCATGATCGACGGCACCGGTATGTGCGGCGGCTGCCGCCTGACCGTGGGCGGTCAGACCAAGTTTGCCTGCGTGGACGGCCCCGACTTTGACGGTGATCTGGTGGATTTTGACGAGGCAATGGCACGCGGCACCATGTACCGCCCGTTTGAGGCACACGCCCGTGAGGCAGCCTGCAACCTGTTCAAGACTCAGGAGGGAATGTAA
- a CDS encoding Asp23/Gls24 family envelope stress response protein: protein MITSRFPLGNVSFTDGYFSTLVGEATKQCYGVAAMAPRDMTDAVKSMVYGSDYPEKGVRVTQQNGRLVIELHIAVSYGLNISTAARSISHRVKDEVEQATGLKVARVVVSVDDVIA, encoded by the coding sequence ATGATCACTTCCCGTTTCCCGCTTGGGAATGTCAGCTTTACTGATGGGTATTTTTCCACCTTGGTGGGTGAAGCCACCAAACAGTGCTACGGCGTTGCTGCCATGGCTCCCCGTGATATGACTGACGCTGTGAAAAGCATGGTATACGGTTCCGATTACCCGGAAAAGGGTGTGCGCGTGACCCAGCAGAATGGGCGTCTGGTCATCGAGCTGCACATTGCCGTCAGCTACGGTCTGAACATTTCCACCGCCGCCCGCAGCATCTCCCACCGCGTCAAGGACGAGGTGGAGCAGGCCACCGGACTGAAGGTCGCCCGTGTGGTGGTGTCCGTAGATGACGTTATCGCCTGA
- the gltA gene encoding NADPH-dependent glutamate synthase, with product MAFNMDPKKCPMPTQDPNVRNKNFKEVALGYTAEMAVNEAKRCIGCKNKPCQSGCPVGIDIPEFIAHVAEGDFEAAYQVINRSSSLPAVCGRVCPQESQCEGKCTRGIKNEPVAIGRLERFVADWHRENVHTVPIVPEWNGHKVAIIGAGPAGLTAAGDLAKLGYKVTVYEALHVAGGVLMYGIPEFRLPKAIVQQEIDGLKKMGVDFECNMVIGKVLTIDELMGEYGYEAVFVGSGAGLPRFMNIPGESLKGVYSANEFLTRSNLMKAYLPTSKTPIRTGKKVAVVGGGNVAMDAARSALRLGAESVYIVYRRGMAELPARKEEVEHAEEEGIIFKTLCNPVAIHPDEDGFVHSMTCIEMELGEPDASGRRRPIEKQGSEFELEVDTVIMSLGTSPNPLIRSTTPGLETNKHGCIVTEGDEGKTSRDGVYAGGDAVTGAATVIKAMGAGKAAAKAMDEYIRNK from the coding sequence ATGGCTTTCAATATGGACCCCAAAAAGTGCCCCATGCCCACGCAGGACCCCAACGTCCGCAACAAAAACTTTAAGGAAGTGGCTCTGGGCTACACCGCCGAGATGGCTGTGAACGAGGCCAAGCGCTGCATCGGCTGCAAGAACAAGCCCTGCCAGTCCGGCTGCCCCGTGGGCATCGACATCCCGGAGTTTATCGCCCATGTTGCCGAGGGCGACTTTGAGGCCGCCTATCAGGTGATCAACCGCTCCTCTTCCCTGCCTGCTGTCTGCGGCCGTGTCTGCCCGCAGGAGAGCCAGTGTGAGGGCAAGTGCACCCGCGGCATCAAGAACGAGCCGGTGGCTATTGGCCGTCTGGAGCGCTTTGTAGCTGACTGGCACCGCGAGAACGTGCACACCGTACCCATCGTGCCTGAATGGAACGGCCATAAGGTTGCCATCATCGGCGCAGGCCCTGCCGGCCTGACCGCTGCAGGCGATCTGGCAAAGCTGGGCTACAAGGTCACCGTTTACGAGGCTCTGCACGTTGCAGGCGGTGTGCTGATGTACGGCATCCCCGAGTTCCGTCTGCCCAAGGCCATCGTCCAGCAGGAGATCGATGGCCTGAAGAAGATGGGCGTGGATTTTGAGTGCAATATGGTCATCGGCAAGGTGCTTACCATTGACGAGCTGATGGGCGAGTACGGCTACGAGGCTGTGTTCGTAGGCTCCGGCGCCGGTCTGCCCCGCTTTATGAACATCCCCGGCGAGAGTCTGAAGGGTGTATACTCCGCCAACGAATTTCTGACCCGCTCCAACCTGATGAAGGCTTACCTGCCCACCAGCAAGACCCCCATCCGCACCGGCAAGAAGGTTGCCGTTGTGGGCGGCGGCAACGTGGCTATGGATGCTGCCCGCAGCGCCCTGCGTCTGGGTGCCGAGAGCGTGTACATCGTCTACCGCCGCGGCATGGCTGAGCTGCCCGCCCGTAAGGAAGAGGTGGAGCACGCCGAGGAAGAGGGCATCATCTTCAAGACCCTGTGCAATCCCGTTGCCATCCACCCGGACGAGGACGGCTTTGTACACTCCATGACCTGCATCGAGATGGAACTGGGTGAGCCGGACGCTTCCGGCCGCCGCCGTCCCATTGAAAAACAGGGCAGCGAGTTTGAGCTGGAAGTGGATACTGTGATCATGAGTCTGGGCACCAGCCCCAACCCGCTGATCCGCTCTACCACCCCGGGCTTGGAGACCAATAAGCACGGCTGCATCGTGACCGAGGGCGACGAGGGCAAGACCAGCCGTGACGGCGTGTACGCCGGCGGCGACGCCGTGACCGGTGCTGCTACCGTCATCAAGGCCATGGGTGCCGGTAAGGCAGCCGCAAAGGCCATGGACGAGTACATCCGCAACAAGTAA